The window tcctctatccatgggactctccaggcaagaatactggagtgggttgccatgacctcctccaagggatcttcccgacccggggatcgaaccagggcctcctgcactggcaggcaggttctttaccagtagcaccacctgggaagcccagttaatttttaaattaattaatttagagAAAAATGGTTAGGAAGGGGCAGCAGGGCACATGAGTCATACAAGAACCTCACGGTGGCCTCCAAACGGTCCATGGGTCTGAAAAGCCAACCTAGGGCGTGAGCTGGGTGTGCGCGCGTCGGTGCGCAGGGGTGTGTCTCCGTCTTTGTGTGCAgcacctgccttttgtctgtggaacaAGTGTCCACACGCAGGGGTTTGCGTGTCTGGGGTCTGCGACCCCACTAGGGGTCGGACCGCGCGGACCCTCCGGGCTCTGGAAGCCCTCGGCCATCAGTGCCCGGCAGACGTTCAGCAGTCGGTCCCCGGGGTGCTGCGGGCCCCCAGGGGACGGAGATTAAGCGGTGGGGCCGGGGGCGGCGGCGCAGCGGCTCTTGGCCAGCGCCGTGACTCAGCACGGGGGGCGGGCCGGCcggccgggccggggcggggcggggcgcgcccACCGCTATAAGGCTCAGGCAGCCGCCGAGCGCGCTGGAGTtttgccgccgccgccgccacgtTTACCGACTTCCCCGTCGCCAGGAGTGAGTTCCCCGTTGCCTGGGGCTCCCAGGGATTCCGAAGGGGGCGCCCAGGGTGTTTGGGGGGCAGTTGGGGCTCTCGAGGGGGCGGGCTGGAGCGCCCAGAGCCAGGGATGGGACCCCGGGGAGGACGGGCCGGTGTCGTCCCCCCCGGAACAGGCCTCTCCCGCCGCTAACTGGCTTCTTTGTGCATCTTGCAGTGCCGCCCTACACCATCGTCTACTTCCCGGTTCAAGGTAGGGGCCTGGGACGGCGGGGGTAGGGCGGGAGGGGAGCCAGAGGTTGGGGGCTGCAGCCCACACCACCGTTTTTTCCCCTGGCATCCCGTGGCTATTAACTCGAGCCTCCTTCCTGGGCCCCAGAGCTGCCCGGGCTAGCGTACTTCTAGCTTCTAGGCCCTGGCCCGCCCCTCCGCCGTGTGCTGTGGGGTCCTCGGAGCAGTCCCCGGCCCCTTGGTCTCTGCCCAGGGCACTGCCCACCCTCATTGCCCcgttctcccctcccccagggcgcTGCGAGGCCATGCGCATGCTGCTGGCCGACCAGGACCAGAGCTGGAAGGAGGAGGTGGTAGCCATGCAGAGCTGGCTGCAGGGCCCACTCAAGGCCTCCTGCGTGAGTACTTTTGTCCCGTCCCCGGCTCAGGGGCTGGGCCTtgtgggggcgggtggggggtgcAACACTGGGTCAGGGGCAGCCGAGCTCAGCACCTCTGACAGAGCTGTGCGTCCCCTCAGCTATACGGGCAGCTCCCCAAGTTCCAGGACGGAGACCTCACGCTGTATCAGTCCAATGCCATCCTGCGACACCTGGGCCGCACCCTCGGTGAGTCCTGGCACTGCAGGCGGCTCAGCCCAGGCCTGGTCTGCAGGCATCAGCCGGCCTTCCTGAGCACCTGCTGAGCCTCTATGTCAATCAAATCGCCTAGCCACCCTCTGGAATCGAGGTGTGCAGAGgttatctagggcttccctggtagctcagttggtaaaaaatccacctgtaacgcaggagaccccagtttgattcctgggtcgggaagatcccctggagaagggataggctacccactctacccattcttgggcttcccttgtggctcagctggtaaagaatccacctgcagtgctggagacctgggttcgatccctgggttgggaagatccctgccCTAGAGCAGGGCCACCTGCCCCTGAATTCTACCTGTGGACTCAGCCCCTTCCTACGCAtccccctccttcctgcctggCCATGCACACCAGCAGCCACGTGGCCTcgctgcaggggtgggggggtcaGGTTGCCGCGGCTTTCAGGCTCCCACTCACGCCCTCTGCTCTCCCGCCACCCCAGGGCTGTATGGGAAGGACCAGCGGGAGGCAGCCCTGGTGGACATGGTGAATGATGGCGTAGAGGACCTTCGCTGCAAATACGTCTCCCTCATTTACACCAACTACGTAAGCGCAGGCACAGGGGTAGACACGGAGGACGAAGAAAGAAAGGGGCTTGTT is drawn from Ovis aries strain OAR_USU_Benz2616 breed Rambouillet chromosome 21, ARS-UI_Ramb_v3.0, whole genome shotgun sequence and contains these coding sequences:
- the LOC105607169 gene encoding glutathione S-transferase P, whose translation is MPPYTIVYFPVQGRCEAMRMLLADQDQSWKEEVVAMQSWLQGPLKASCLYGQLPKFQDGDLTLYQSNAILRHLGRTLGLYGKDQREAALVDMVNDGVEDLRCKYVSLIYTNYEAGKEDYVKALPQHLKPFETLLSQNKGGQAFIVGDQISFADYNLLDLLRIHQVLAPSCLDSFPLLSAYVARLNSRPKLKAFLASPEHVNRPINGNGKQ